A DNA window from Patescibacteria group bacterium contains the following coding sequences:
- a CDS encoding sugar transferase codes for MPQLFNILKGEMSLIGPRNDVSGLGSRLAEAIPHYNMRYLVKPGLSGWAQIKQDYSKGNISPQSVEETKIRLSYDLYYIKNKSFLLDIVIALRTIQTLISRLLP; via the coding sequence TTGCCCCAGCTTTTTAATATATTAAAAGGAGAAATGTCGCTCATTGGCCCTCGCAATGATGTGTCAGGATTGGGGTCACGACTTGCTGAAGCAATTCCTCATTACAATATGCGTTATCTTGTAAAGCCAGGACTCTCCGGTTGGGCACAGATAAAGCAAGATTACTCAAAAGGCAACATTAGCCCACAGTCGGTAGAAGAGACAAAAATTCGTCTTTCATACGATTTGTACTATATAAAAAATAAGTCATTTTTACTTGACATCGTTATTGCACTACGCACCATACAGACACTTATTTCAAGATTACTACCATGA
- a CDS encoding NAD-dependent epimerase/dehydratase family protein yields the protein MSNDKKTIFITGGAGYVGAMLCDQFSKRDDVKEIVALDMEPIPDLLKENKKIIWIEANTSDGTWQKKAKEHKPSIVIHAAWQIREMYGNSKTQWTWNVDGADAVFDFAFSTSSTERLIYFSTASLYGAYKSNTIDHLFTEDEPMREEEYSYGIEKIQVERNLCSKWEKRHKENNISVSIVRPAAITGPRGRFMMHDRFGLQSALSGQLKKDFIYRIISMMVSFVPATPWWVRQFVHEDDITDIIALLAFSSEIKNNYEIFNLATGGEPVFAPQMAQAVGKKVLPVRPWMVRLAYFFFWHITRGKVPTSKGIWRFYSYPIVMDGSKLTKKFGYHYTYESRDAFSKTIGRYERYVPEDKRVS from the coding sequence ATGAGTAATGATAAAAAAACCATTTTTATAACAGGCGGTGCGGGTTATGTAGGAGCAATGCTCTGTGACCAGTTTTCAAAGCGCGATGATGTAAAAGAAATAGTAGCACTTGATATGGAGCCAATACCTGACCTGCTCAAAGAAAATAAAAAGATTATCTGGATTGAGGCAAATACTTCTGACGGTACATGGCAGAAAAAAGCGAAAGAGCACAAACCAAGTATCGTCATTCATGCTGCGTGGCAAATACGGGAAATGTACGGAAATTCAAAAACACAATGGACATGGAATGTGGATGGTGCTGACGCGGTGTTTGATTTTGCATTCTCCACCTCATCTACCGAAAGACTCATATATTTTTCTACAGCATCTCTCTATGGTGCATACAAGAGTAACACCATAGACCATCTCTTTACTGAAGATGAACCAATGCGTGAAGAAGAATATTCATACGGTATTGAAAAAATACAGGTGGAAAGGAACTTATGTTCAAAGTGGGAAAAAAGACATAAAGAAAATAATATTTCTGTTTCCATAGTACGCCCCGCAGCCATCACTGGACCGCGTGGCCGTTTTATGATGCATGACCGATTTGGACTCCAATCTGCTTTGTCTGGTCAACTGAAAAAAGATTTTATTTATCGAATAATATCAATGATGGTTTCGTTTGTCCCGGCTACACCGTGGTGGGTCAGACAGTTTGTGCATGAAGATGATATAACTGACATCATTGCACTTTTGGCATTTTCATCAGAAATAAAAAACAATTATGAAATTTTTAATCTTGCAACGGGAGGAGAACCTGTTTTTGCACCTCAAATGGCACAAGCGGTTGGAAAAAAAGTTCTTCCAGTGCGGCCATGGATGGTGCGTCTAGCATACTTTTTTTTCTGGCATATTACGCGTGGCAAAGTACCGACCTCAAAAGGTATTTGGCGGTTTTACTCATACCCAATAGTTATGGATGGATCAAAATTGACCAAAAAATTTGGATATCATTACACATACGAGTCGCGTGATGCATTTTCAAAAACAATTGGAAGGTATGAAAGATATGTCCCGGAGGATAAGCGCGTTTCGTAA
- a CDS encoding NAD-dependent epimerase/dehydratase family protein encodes MKILVTGGAGFIGSHLINQLSREGHSVISVDKLSLSGKKLQKARLRDLVGDVENYTIDITDQKKLGNLFQSNTFDVVYHIAAKPGVRESIENPFIYAHSNYIGTLTVLELAKKYNVQHILIASSSSVYGKNIKVPYSENDRVDEQISVYACSKRSAELLAYTYCHLFNMNITCLRFFTVYGPYGRPDMAPYIFTKNIINRKTIDVFNKGKQQRDFTFISDIIDGCIGLLECKNGFSIVNLGNNKCVELMDFIGTIESILEIKAQKRFLSIQPGDVVKTYADISKAKALCGYSPKVNISDGMEKFISWYKDYHKVK; translated from the coding sequence GTGAAAATTCTCGTCACAGGAGGAGCGGGTTTTATAGGGAGCCATCTTATCAATCAGTTGTCACGGGAAGGTCATAGTGTTATATCTGTAGACAAACTATCTCTTTCTGGTAAAAAGTTGCAGAAAGCGCGCCTTAGGGATCTTGTTGGTGATGTAGAAAATTACACCATAGATATAACCGACCAGAAAAAACTAGGCAATTTATTCCAGTCTAATACATTTGATGTTGTATACCACATAGCTGCCAAACCTGGCGTGCGTGAATCAATCGAGAATCCATTTATATACGCACACTCGAACTATATCGGAACTTTAACAGTTTTAGAACTCGCAAAAAAATATAATGTGCAACACATCTTAATAGCGTCTTCATCATCGGTGTATGGGAAAAACATCAAAGTGCCGTATTCTGAAAATGATCGTGTTGATGAACAAATTTCCGTATATGCTTGTTCAAAAAGATCAGCTGAACTTTTGGCGTATACGTACTGTCATTTGTTTAATATGAATATTACATGCTTGCGATTCTTTACTGTGTATGGCCCGTATGGTAGACCGGATATGGCGCCATATATTTTCACGAAAAATATTATTAATAGAAAGACGATAGATGTATTTAATAAAGGGAAACAACAACGTGACTTTACATTTATTTCAGATATCATTGATGGATGTATTGGTCTACTAGAGTGTAAAAATGGTTTTTCAATAGTTAATCTTGGCAACAACAAATGTGTTGAATTGATGGATTTTATAGGGACTATAGAATCTATTCTTGAGATAAAAGCGCAAAAGAGATTTTTATCCATTCAACCTGGAGATGTGGTAAAGACATATGCTGATATATCAAAAGCGAAAGCGCTTTGTGGGTATTCTCCAAAAGTAAATATTTCAGATGGGATGGAAAAGTTCATCTCCTGGTATAAGGATTATCATAAGGTGAAGTAA
- the secD gene encoding protein translocase subunit SecD codes for MLRIRIAALLILLVGLGIGYFVYTSEINTESRFKFKLGLDLAGGTHLIYEADVSNLPQEEIEGSMNALRDVIERRVNLFGVSEPIVQVEQSSIFAGVRGERLIVELPGVTDITEAVRIIGETPLLEFKLVRAEALLPENGTENVGDIFIQTELTGRFLKRAVLEFGSTQSGQISNEPIIRLEFTKEGADIFAEITRNNVGRQLAIFLDGESISAPVIQQEITGGTAIITGSFTPESAKLLVRNLNFGALPVPIELLSTQTIGASLGEEALNRGIQAGMLGLTLVALFLILWYRLPGVLATLSLAIYVFIILALFKFIPVTLTAAGLAGFILSIGMAVDANILIFERMKEEFIKGKDTTNAVKDGFARAWFSIRDGNISSIITAVILFWFGTSLVKGFALTFGIGILVSMISAITISRTFLYAVGGYSYTGLVKFLFGRGISL; via the coding sequence ATGCTAAGGATTAGAATTGCAGCACTATTAATACTGTTAGTCGGCTTGGGAATCGGCTATTTTGTCTATACATCAGAGATTAATACAGAGTCTCGTTTTAAGTTTAAACTCGGTCTTGATTTGGCAGGTGGTACACATCTTATATACGAAGCGGATGTATCTAATTTGCCACAGGAAGAGATAGAAGGCTCAATGAATGCGCTTCGCGATGTAATAGAAAGAAGAGTTAATCTTTTTGGAGTTTCTGAACCGATTGTTCAGGTTGAACAAAGCAGTATCTTTGCAGGAGTTAGGGGAGAGCGGCTCATTGTAGAACTTCCGGGCGTGACTGATATTACCGAAGCCGTTCGGATTATAGGCGAAACACCACTTCTTGAATTTAAATTGGTTCGGGCCGAAGCACTACTACCCGAAAATGGGACAGAAAATGTGGGAGATATATTTATTCAAACCGAACTGACCGGAAGATTTCTCAAAAGAGCGGTACTTGAGTTTGGGAGCACACAAAGTGGACAGATCTCAAATGAGCCTATTATACGATTGGAGTTTACGAAGGAAGGTGCTGATATTTTTGCCGAGATTACACGAAATAATGTCGGAAGACAGCTAGCAATTTTTCTTGACGGGGAGTCAATTTCTGCGCCGGTCATTCAACAGGAAATTACCGGAGGCACTGCTATTATCACCGGAAGCTTTACACCAGAAAGTGCAAAGCTATTGGTGCGTAATCTCAACTTCGGGGCGCTTCCCGTCCCCATAGAACTACTTTCCACACAGACTATCGGGGCTTCTCTCGGTGAAGAAGCACTTAATAGAGGAATACAAGCGGGTATGCTCGGACTGACACTGGTAGCACTGTTTCTCATTCTCTGGTACCGTCTGCCTGGGGTGCTCGCTACTCTTTCACTTGCCATATACGTATTTATAATACTTGCTTTGTTTAAATTCATACCAGTCACACTTACTGCAGCAGGGCTTGCTGGATTCATTCTTTCAATTGGTATGGCGGTTGATGCAAATATTCTCATTTTTGAGCGAATGAAAGAAGAATTTATAAAAGGAAAAGATACTACAAATGCTGTAAAAGATGGTTTTGCACGAGCATGGTTTTCAATCAGGGATGGGAACATTTCAAGCATCATTACGGCGGTTATCTTGTTTTGGTTTGGCACCTCACTTGTGAAGGGATTTGCACTTACGTTTGGGATTGGTATTTTGGTCAGTATGATAAGTGCTATCACTATTTCACGGACATTTCTCTATGCGGTGGGTGGCTATTCATACACAGGACTTGTTAAGTTTTTATTCGGTAGAGGAATTTCACTGTAA
- the secF gene encoding protein translocase subunit SecF translates to MFVVTYRKIFFILSGIIVGLSFLSVAFFGLQFGIDFTGGAITEVSYPDGRPDKVVLEEQLNPLSVEGYSLRPTGENGYILRTRDLTEEERIIISKALSINGTVQVVEERYNSIGPIIGTELRNKAFFAIAIVVLAIILFIAFVFRKVSEPVSSLKYGLIAIVALLHDIIIPIGMFAVLGVFVGAQVDVLFVMALLAILGYSVNDTIVVFDRVRENLRTNKELNIREDFELTVGKSLNQTYTRSINTSLTTLFVLLTLFFVGAPVTQNFALVLMTGVIAGTYSSIFLAAPLLVTIQRLSEKRN, encoded by the coding sequence ATGTTTGTCGTAACATACAGAAAAATATTTTTCATACTCTCTGGCATCATAGTGGGACTATCATTCTTATCGGTAGCATTTTTTGGACTCCAGTTTGGCATAGACTTTACCGGTGGCGCAATTACCGAAGTAAGCTATCCGGACGGTAGGCCGGACAAGGTAGTGTTGGAAGAACAGCTCAACCCACTTTCAGTTGAAGGATACTCACTTCGACCAACGGGAGAGAATGGGTACATTCTACGGACTCGTGACCTAACCGAGGAAGAACGGATTATTATTTCAAAGGCTTTATCAATTAACGGAACCGTACAAGTGGTGGAAGAACGGTACAATTCAATCGGTCCAATCATCGGTACTGAACTTCGCAATAAAGCATTTTTCGCCATAGCGATTGTTGTCTTAGCAATTATTCTCTTTATCGCATTTGTATTCAGGAAAGTGAGTGAGCCAGTGTCGTCACTGAAATACGGTCTTATTGCGATAGTGGCACTTCTTCACGATATTATTATTCCAATTGGAATGTTCGCGGTTCTAGGGGTGTTTGTCGGAGCACAGGTTGATGTGCTTTTTGTTATGGCGCTTTTGGCAATTCTTGGATACTCTGTTAACGACACCATTGTGGTATTTGACCGGGTGAGGGAGAACTTACGTACCAATAAAGAACTCAATATTAGAGAAGATTTTGAGCTGACTGTTGGGAAGAGTTTAAATCAAACATACACTCGTTCAATAAACACTTCATTGACTACATTGTTTGTACTCCTCACTCTCTTTTTTGTAGGTGCTCCGGTAACTCAAAATTTTGCCCTCGTACTTATGACTGGTGTTATAGCAGGCACCTACTCATCGATATTCTTAGCAGCACCTCTTCTTGTTACTATCCAGCGTTTATCTGAAAAAAGAAATTAG